The following coding sequences lie in one bacterium genomic window:
- a CDS encoding DUF3795 domain-containing protein produces MLETGGFCGIDCDTCPALLATRKGDEAALAAVAAEWSKMYGADIPPESIPCAGCFARPPEPTGCHAHECGIRACALQRGVDTCAECPDYACDRLAEFFAVAPEAQANLDARRKG; encoded by the coding sequence ATGCTCGAAACCGGAGGTTTCTGCGGAATAGACTGCGACACCTGCCCCGCCCTCCTGGCCACCCGCAAGGGGGACGAGGCGGCTCTGGCGGCGGTCGCCGCCGAATGGTCGAAGATGTACGGGGCGGACATTCCGCCCGAGAGCATCCCCTGCGCCGGCTGCTTTGCCCGGCCCCCGGAGCCCACGGGTTGCCACGCCCACGAGTGCGGCATTCGGGCCTGCGCGTTACAAAGAGGCGTGGACACCTGCGCCGAGTGCCCCGACTACGCCTGCGACCGGCTCGCCGAATTCTTCGCGGTTGCCCCCGAGGCCCAGGCCAACCTGGATGCCCGCCGGAAGGGTTAG
- a CDS encoding helix-turn-helix domain-containing protein gives MTEKPLTETQMRILGAARGLLEHRSVGELRMRDIARAGGLAPASVYDHFRGKDDLLRALWQLEAADLARRFERALETAADGVEGMVAFGYAVFSDFAGYAGSRARTVEFLLDSRFGGTAKDALVRGHHQLRALLVSALQRTFPGIPLRRAKALSDLTLAVTSGLALAHLYGGNELDPDVLFGQWLELLELSVTHLKD, from the coding sequence ATGACCGAAAAACCCCTCACCGAGACCCAGATGCGGATTCTGGGCGCCGCCCGGGGGCTCCTGGAGCACCGGTCGGTGGGCGAGCTCCGGATGCGCGACATCGCCCGGGCCGGCGGTCTGGCGCCCGCGTCGGTGTACGACCATTTCCGGGGCAAGGACGACCTCCTCCGGGCGCTGTGGCAGCTCGAGGCGGCCGATCTGGCCCGGCGCTTCGAGCGGGCCCTCGAGACCGCGGCCGATGGGGTGGAAGGCATGGTGGCCTTCGGCTACGCCGTTTTCAGCGATTTCGCCGGTTACGCCGGGAGCCGGGCGCGTACCGTCGAGTTCCTCCTGGACTCCCGCTTCGGCGGTACGGCCAAGGACGCCCTGGTCCGGGGGCACCACCAACTCCGCGCGCTGCTGGTGAGCGCCCTCCAGCGGACCTTTCCCGGCATACCGCTCCGGCGGGCCAAGGCGCTTTCCGATCTGACGCTGGCCGTCACCTCGGGGCTGGCCCTGGCCCACCTCTACGGCGGGAACGAGCTGGACCCCGATGTGCTCTTCGGGCAGTGGCTCGAGCTCCTCGAATTGTCGGTGACGCACCTGAAGGATTGA
- the gap gene encoding type I glyceraldehyde-3-phosphate dehydrogenase, which translates to MKVGINGFGRIGRTLLRYARGRYDYQIVAINDITDPGTLAHLLKHDSIHGTYSADVSIDGDYLVVDGDRIRVLSERDPAKLPWRELGVDVVLESTGLFRDRAGAGKHLQAGAKKVVISAPGKEPDITVVLGVNFDAYDPKKHHIISNASCTTNCLAPVAKVLHESFGIEHGLMTTIHSYTNDQRILDLPHKDLRRARAAAMNMIPTTTGAANAVGLVLPDLAGKLDGISVRVPTPDVSLVDLVVCLKREATADEINGAVRAAAQGPLKGILVYCEEPLVSSDFIGNPASSIFDAEYTKSYGTFAKVLSWYDNEWGYSCRTADLIAKLF; encoded by the coding sequence ATGAAAGTCGGCATCAACGGGTTCGGGCGGATCGGGCGCACGCTCCTGCGCTACGCCCGGGGCCGGTACGATTACCAGATAGTCGCCATAAACGACATCACCGACCCCGGTACGCTGGCGCACCTGTTGAAGCACGATTCGATCCACGGCACCTACTCCGCCGACGTTTCGATAGACGGGGATTATCTGGTGGTGGACGGCGACCGGATCCGGGTGCTCTCGGAGCGGGACCCGGCGAAACTGCCCTGGCGCGAGTTGGGCGTGGACGTGGTGCTGGAATCCACCGGCCTCTTCCGCGACCGGGCCGGGGCCGGTAAACACCTCCAGGCCGGCGCCAAAAAGGTCGTCATCAGCGCCCCCGGCAAGGAACCGGACATCACCGTCGTCCTCGGCGTCAACTTCGACGCCTACGACCCCAAAAAGCACCACATCATCTCCAACGCGAGCTGCACCACCAACTGCCTGGCCCCCGTGGCCAAGGTGCTCCACGAGTCCTTCGGGATCGAGCACGGCCTGATGACCACCATCCATTCCTACACCAACGACCAGCGCATCCTCGACCTGCCGCACAAGGACCTGCGGCGGGCGCGGGCGGCGGCGATGAACATGATCCCCACCACCACCGGCGCCGCCAATGCGGTGGGCCTGGTTCTGCCCGATCTGGCCGGGAAGCTCGACGGCATCTCCGTCCGGGTTCCCACCCCCGACGTGTCGTTGGTGGACCTCGTCGTTTGTTTGAAGCGCGAGGCCACGGCCGACGAGATAAACGGCGCGGTCAGGGCGGCCGCACAGGGCCCCCTCAAGGGCATCCTCGTTTACTGCGAGGAGCCCCTCGTCTCCAGCGATTTCATCGGCAACCCCGCCAGCTCCATCTTCGACGCCGAATACACCAAGAGCTACGGCACCTTCGCCAAGGTCCTGAGCTGGTACGATAACGAGTGGGGCTACTCCTGCCGCACCGCCGATCTGATCGCCAAGCTCTTCTAG
- a CDS encoding DUF3795 domain-containing protein: MLERGGFCGLDCDACPSLAVGGKDYGAGTIPCGGCFAGPSDAPGCSFEDCRIRSCALERGVPTCAECDRYVCGILDEFFRSFPGGDGARKNLDSRRKA, from the coding sequence ATGCTGGAGCGCGGCGGATTCTGCGGTCTGGACTGCGACGCCTGCCCTTCCCTGGCCGTCGGCGGGAAGGACTACGGGGCGGGGACGATTCCCTGCGGCGGCTGCTTCGCCGGGCCGTCGGACGCGCCGGGGTGCTCCTTCGAGGATTGCCGGATTCGGTCCTGCGCTCTGGAAAGGGGCGTGCCGACCTGCGCCGAGTGCGACCGGTACGTCTGCGGGATTCTCGACGAGTTCTTCCGCTCCTTCCCCGGCGGCGACGGGGCGAGGAAAAACCTGGACTCCCGCCGGAAGGCCTGA
- a CDS encoding PorV/PorQ family protein — protein sequence MKTRWLIFVVLLTAVAAMAAEEDAGTACFPFLRLGVGARSLALGEAFVADARDAEAAVLNPALLSKNRRHAVTFTHDEYLADLTFEFGAYAFPVAGGEAGSIAVAARYISYGTLQGYDEYGVPTAEFPAADLAAGVSYGIELFQGFGAGATVNYIYSRIDDVNTSTVAFDLGLSYQPLNALRLGFTAANLGPDVKYVSLESPLPVTLRLGAAGDVLDLPRHRVTLFADGVYPVYAKPYGAFGLEYTMFDLVSFRGGYRLGHDTATFSFGVGFQFALWESVLLNLDYAYADYGDLDATHLFTLGLLI from the coding sequence ATGAAAACCCGCTGGTTGATTTTTGTGGTACTGCTGACGGCGGTGGCCGCGATGGCCGCCGAAGAGGACGCCGGAACGGCCTGCTTTCCCTTCCTTCGGCTCGGGGTCGGGGCGCGGTCCCTGGCGCTCGGGGAAGCCTTCGTCGCCGACGCCCGGGATGCCGAGGCCGCGGTTCTCAACCCGGCGCTTTTATCGAAGAACCGCCGCCACGCCGTCACCTTCACCCACGACGAGTACCTGGCCGACCTCACCTTCGAGTTCGGCGCCTACGCCTTCCCTGTGGCAGGGGGCGAGGCCGGGAGCATCGCCGTCGCTGCCCGCTACATCTCCTACGGCACCCTGCAGGGCTACGATGAGTACGGCGTGCCAACGGCGGAGTTTCCCGCGGCGGACCTGGCGGCCGGCGTGTCCTACGGGATCGAGCTCTTCCAGGGCTTCGGCGCCGGGGCGACGGTGAACTACATCTACTCGCGCATTGACGACGTCAACACCTCGACCGTCGCCTTCGACCTGGGGCTCTCGTACCAGCCCCTGAACGCCCTCCGCCTCGGTTTCACCGCCGCCAACCTCGGGCCCGACGTCAAGTACGTGAGCCTGGAGAGCCCTCTCCCCGTCACGCTGCGCCTGGGCGCCGCCGGAGACGTCCTCGACCTGCCCCGGCACCGGGTCACCCTCTTCGCCGACGGGGTCTATCCCGTTTACGCCAAACCCTACGGGGCCTTCGGCCTCGAGTACACCATGTTCGACCTGGTGAGCTTCCGGGGCGGTTACCGGCTGGGGCACGACACGGCCACCTTCTCCTTCGGCGTCGGCTTCCAGTTCGCCCTGTGGGAATCGGTGCT
- a CDS encoding VOC family protein: MHGVCHFDIPTKNPAKLAPFYRDVFGWKTEVSQGYHMFRPPNSITGGLDTKIVAPVIYVEVADITAKLGEVERAGGKTVTPRTHIGEGFGYYAYFADTEGNVIGLWSQH; the protein is encoded by the coding sequence ATGCACGGCGTTTGCCATTTCGATATCCCGACGAAGAACCCCGCAAAGCTCGCCCCCTTCTACCGGGACGTATTCGGGTGGAAGACGGAAGTCAGCCAAGGTTACCACATGTTCCGCCCCCCGAACAGCATCACCGGCGGCCTGGACACGAAAATCGTCGCGCCGGTCATCTACGTCGAGGTGGCGGACATCACCGCCAAGCTGGGCGAGGTGGAACGGGCCGGGGGTAAAACCGTCACCCCCAGGACCCACATCGGTGAGGGCTTCGGCTACTACGCCTATTTCGCCGACACCGAGGGAAACGTCATCGGCCTGTGGAGCCAACATTAG
- a CDS encoding YIP1 family protein → MNHTDRPAVAGCRHCGDFLCAECVSAGVDGVCAVCAGAGSDNPAALWERRRSAGGFFKIFWGVLHGPEKFFGGMPHGRGAWYAYLYAGIILLVSALLTTGMTWLVGGGPFPWYVALNAPGLAGLLLLDAAALFGLGRLYQRRLSFRDILRVAAYGATAYIVLFIPVFGPLLVLALSLVYLTLGAHRGLHLGVAQSLSLALLPVLIRLGAVWIIYGDRFWELVAG, encoded by the coding sequence GTGAACCATACCGATCGCCCCGCCGTCGCCGGATGCCGGCACTGCGGGGATTTTCTGTGCGCCGAGTGCGTCTCGGCGGGCGTAGACGGGGTATGCGCGGTCTGCGCGGGGGCGGGCAGCGATAACCCGGCGGCCCTCTGGGAACGCAGGAGGAGCGCGGGCGGTTTCTTTAAAATATTCTGGGGCGTTCTCCACGGGCCGGAAAAATTCTTCGGCGGAATGCCGCACGGGCGGGGCGCCTGGTACGCCTACCTCTACGCCGGAATCATTCTTCTCGTATCGGCGCTTTTGACTACCGGGATGACCTGGCTCGTCGGGGGCGGGCCCTTCCCCTGGTACGTCGCGCTCAACGCGCCGGGGCTGGCCGGGCTCCTCCTCCTCGACGCCGCCGCCCTCTTCGGCCTGGGGCGGCTGTACCAGCGCAGGCTCTCCTTCCGGGACATCCTGCGCGTCGCGGCCTACGGCGCCACGGCCTACATCGTCCTTTTCATCCCCGTCTTCGGACCGCTCCTGGTTCTGGCCCTGAGCCTGGTCTACCTGACCCTGGGGGCCCACCGCGGCCTGCACCTGGGCGTCGCCCAGTCGCTATCCCTGGCCCTGCTGCCGGTCCTCATCCGCCTCGGCGCGGTCTGGATCATCTACGGCGACCGCTTCTGGGAGCTCGTCGCCGGCTAA
- the recO gene encoding DNA repair protein RecO, whose amino-acid sequence MPLFKTEALVLAARPLGDTEKIVTLLTPKLGVIRAVAKGARRPKSRLAGGTVAYRVIEALVYRKEGRELDFLSEAHVLSGAPRIGSDWRLFLHAGTLAEVALAAGEDCYQLLRTALELLEGGIDPRPASLFFFKSLLKAQGLWPDFSRCAACDDNLTGGAAVDVAGGRVLCRGHRREGHLPLNAGGVRLLEGIERRAVLKGRHDADVLSGALRVSLSLIEYHFDLRLRSTDLLTGAEGLLGRTAEVRR is encoded by the coding sequence ATGCCGCTCTTTAAGACCGAGGCCCTCGTCTTGGCGGCCCGCCCCCTGGGCGACACGGAAAAAATAGTCACCCTCCTCACGCCGAAGCTGGGGGTCATCCGCGCCGTGGCCAAGGGGGCCCGCCGGCCCAAGAGCCGTCTGGCCGGCGGCACGGTGGCCTACCGGGTCATCGAGGCTCTCGTTTACCGGAAGGAGGGCCGCGAGCTCGACTTCCTCTCCGAGGCGCACGTTCTTTCGGGCGCCCCCCGCATCGGGAGCGACTGGCGGCTCTTCCTCCACGCCGGCACACTGGCCGAGGTGGCCCTGGCCGCGGGCGAGGATTGCTACCAGCTCCTGCGGACCGCGCTCGAACTGCTCGAGGGCGGCATAGACCCCCGCCCGGCATCACTGTTCTTTTTCAAGAGCCTGCTAAAGGCCCAGGGGCTGTGGCCCGATTTCTCCCGTTGCGCCGCCTGCGACGACAACCTGACCGGCGGGGCGGCGGTGGACGTGGCGGGCGGCCGCGTTTTGTGCCGCGGGCACCGGCGTGAGGGGCACCTGCCGCTCAACGCGGGCGGCGTCCGGCTCCTCGAAGGGATAGAGCGCCGGGCGGTTCTCAAGGGCCGCCACGACGCCGACGTTCTCTCGGGCGCGCTCAGGGTCTCGCTTTCGCTGATCGAATACCACTTCGATCTCCGGCTGCGCTCCACGGATCTTTTAACGGGCGCCGAAGGTCTCCTCGGACGGACGGCCGAGGTTCGACGCTGA
- a CDS encoding rubredoxin: MAVFICGKCGHETEDVRCCPKVCPKCGAPREALKKE, from the coding sequence GTGGCGGTATTCATCTGCGGCAAATGCGGTCACGAGACCGAGGACGTGCGCTGCTGCCCGAAGGTCTGCCCCAAGTGCGGCGCCCCGCGTGAGGCGCTGAAGAAGGAGTAG
- a CDS encoding CDP-alcohol phosphatidyltransferase family protein, with translation MVFWREWLRGAFRFLFGWPARLLAGLKVSPSALTLCGLLASLGAGFLFALGALPGAAWLLLLAGFFDMTDGQVARLRGLESKRGAYLDSFTDRWADGAVLAGVAYLTAQRGDLLYLAFTLAALVGSLTVSYAKARAESLALECRVGFWERPERMVLLLIGGFAGYTVLKICVIILAVGTFCTAIRRLAYTLARLSETDAKGGE, from the coding sequence ATGGTATTCTGGCGGGAATGGCTGAGGGGGGCCTTTCGGTTCCTCTTCGGGTGGCCGGCGCGGCTCCTGGCCGGGCTGAAGGTCTCGCCGTCGGCCCTGACGCTCTGCGGCCTTCTGGCGAGCCTGGGCGCCGGATTCCTCTTCGCCCTGGGCGCTCTCCCGGGCGCCGCATGGCTTCTGTTGCTCGCCGGATTCTTCGACATGACCGACGGGCAGGTGGCCCGGCTGCGCGGTCTGGAATCCAAGCGCGGGGCCTACCTGGACAGCTTCACCGACCGCTGGGCGGACGGGGCGGTCCTGGCGGGCGTCGCGTACCTCACGGCCCAGCGGGGGGATTTACTCTATCTGGCGTTCACCCTGGCGGCCCTGGTCGGCTCGCTCACCGTCAGCTACGCCAAGGCCCGCGCCGAGAGCCTCGCCCTGGAGTGCAGGGTCGGGTTCTGGGAGCGACCGGAGCGGATGGTGCTCCTTTTGATCGGCGGGTTCGCGGGTTATACTGTGCTCAAGATTTGTGTTATTATCCTCGCGGTGGGGACATTCTGCACCGCCATCCGCCGCCTCGCGTACACCCTGGCGAGGCTGTCGGAGACCGACGCGAAGGGCGGGGAGTGA
- a CDS encoding inositol-3-phosphate synthase has protein sequence MAGEVRVAVVGVGNCASSLIQGVWFYREALDDALVPGLMHVNLGGYHVRDIRFVAAFDVNADKVGRDLSEAIFAPPNNTFRFTDPPTLGTQVQQGPLLDGIGKYLRDIVPLATGEPVDVAATLRESGAEILLNYLPVGSEKATRFYINEALKADVAVVNCVPVFIASTGEWHTRFASKGLPLIGDDVKSQVGATIIHRILAKLFEDRGVLLKRTSQLNVGGNSDFLNMLERERLESKRISKTQSVTSNISQHPGDDNIHIGPSDYVPWLKDRKWAHIRLEGEAFGSVPLNLELKLEVWDSPNSAGVVIDAVRCAKLALDAGVGGVLEGPSAYFMKSPPAQHSDDVARNMVEEFIATYAKSKSKPAKPSAKAGVPTKTR, from the coding sequence ATGGCCGGCGAGGTCAGAGTTGCCGTTGTCGGGGTGGGCAATTGCGCCAGCTCCCTCATCCAGGGCGTCTGGTTCTACCGGGAAGCGTTGGACGACGCGCTGGTGCCGGGCCTGATGCACGTCAACCTGGGCGGATACCACGTCCGGGACATCCGCTTCGTCGCCGCCTTCGACGTGAACGCCGACAAGGTCGGCCGCGACCTCTCCGAGGCCATCTTCGCCCCGCCCAACAACACCTTCCGCTTCACCGACCCCCCCACCCTGGGAACCCAGGTCCAGCAAGGCCCCCTCCTCGACGGCATCGGGAAGTACCTCCGCGACATCGTCCCCCTGGCCACGGGCGAGCCGGTGGACGTCGCCGCGACGCTGAGGGAATCGGGCGCCGAAATTTTGCTCAACTACCTCCCCGTGGGCAGCGAGAAGGCCACCCGCTTCTACATCAACGAGGCCCTGAAGGCCGACGTGGCCGTCGTCAACTGCGTGCCGGTATTCATCGCCTCCACCGGCGAGTGGCACACACGCTTCGCCTCCAAGGGGCTCCCCCTCATCGGCGACGACGTGAAGAGCCAGGTCGGGGCCACCATCATCCACCGCATCCTGGCCAAGCTCTTCGAGGACCGCGGGGTGTTGCTCAAGCGTACCAGCCAGCTCAACGTCGGGGGCAACTCCGATTTCCTCAACATGCTCGAGCGGGAGCGCCTCGAGAGCAAGCGCATCTCCAAGACCCAGTCGGTGACCAGCAACATCTCCCAACACCCCGGCGACGACAACATCCACATCGGCCCCTCGGACTACGTCCCCTGGCTCAAGGACCGGAAGTGGGCCCACATCCGCCTCGAGGGCGAGGCCTTCGGCTCGGTGCCCCTCAACCTGGAGCTCAAGCTGGAGGTCTGGGATTCGCCCAATTCCGCCGGCGTGGTCATTGACGCCGTCCGCTGCGCCAAGCTGGCCCTGGACGCCGGTGTGGGAGGCGTCCTGGAAGGACCGTCTGCCTACTTTATGAAGTCGCCACCAGCGCAGCACTCCGACGACGTTGCTCGGAACATGGTCGAGGAGTTCATCGCGACGTACGCGAAGTCGAAGTCGAAACCGGCCAAGCCCTCCGCCAAGGCCGGCGTCCCGACCAAGACCCGTTGA